CCCTGGGGGGCGAAGAAGAAGGTGTAGGCGGCGGTGGCCGCGAAGGAGAGGGCGAGCGCCAGGAGCAGCCGCTTCTGCGAATCGTTGGACTGGGGCGACAGCGGGTCGTTCGTCATGGAGTTCCCTGTGCCGGCGGCACGGCGCCGGAGGGCGGGCGGAAGCAAACCGTCAGGGGACGGGATCGAATCCACCGGGGTGGAATGGCTGGCAGCGCAGCAGGCGCCAGACGGTGAGGGCGCTGCCCTTCAACCCGCCGTGCTTCTCCAGCGCCTGCATGGCGTAGGTGGAGCACGAGGGATGGAACCGACACGCCTTCGGCAGCAGCGGCCCCAAAAACCGCCGGTAGAAGCGGATGGGCAGGGCGATGACGAAGGCGAGTGGACTCATGGGGCGGGCTCTTTGGGAGGCACGCGCGGTGCCGGAAAGAGCCGTTGCAGCTTACGGGTGACGCCGTCGAACGCACGGGAAACTTGCGCGAAGGAGGCTTCCTTCGCCGAGGAGC
This DNA window, taken from Corallococcus coralloides DSM 2259, encodes the following:
- the yidD gene encoding membrane protein insertion efficiency factor YidD gives rise to the protein MSPLAFVIALPIRFYRRFLGPLLPKACRFHPSCSTYAMQALEKHGGLKGSALTVWRLLRCQPFHPGGFDPVP